In Salvelinus alpinus chromosome 22, SLU_Salpinus.1, whole genome shotgun sequence, one genomic interval encodes:
- the slc46a1 gene encoding proton-coupled folate transporter: MEDPDTRAILPEDTLSSVDDDIPINDTFCNNEEVENKGHICYRRPPFACPLSVSVEPVLFLSMFSLSLQWPLSTQYLWDRISEDVGYNGTKGGGCANTSGSPDPLQKEVETLTAHWNLYINLGGFAVGLFVVTLLGSWSDQGGRRLVLILPSLGLALQAGVYLLVMYLKLPVAWFLLGRLLSGLSGDFNTILAGCFAYVADTSDRGSRTFRVAVLEACLGLAGMLASIIGGQWRRAQGYINPFWLVLATNLAAALYAYLFVPESVTPDPSAKLFTTRHHRAVYRLYSALGDPTEVGSYTKWRRYKLWLYIFCFFLVVTVHFGSRELYVLYELSSPLCWGPGLIGWGSAAQNLAYLSSLLGLRTLQRCLEDSWVSLVGLASNMTGLVVISLANTTELMFTGYGLCFLYMAATPVLRAKLSKLVGPEEQGALFASVACVEGLCSLVASSLFNSLYPATLHIMKGFPFLFGALLLLIPTGIIGIVECRDQRTDRREDSATS; encoded by the exons ATGGAAGATCCGGACACCAGAGCAATTCTTCCCGAAGATACTCTATCGTCTGTAGACGACGACATACCGATAAATGACACATTTTGTAATAACGAGGAGGTTGAGAATAAGGGACACATTTGCTATAGACGGCCGCCGTTCGCTTGCCCGCTTTCGGTTTCTGTTGAACCCGTGTTGTTCTTATCGATGTTCTCGCTGTCTCTTCAGTGGCCGCTGTCTACGCAGTACCTATGGGACCGCATCAGTGAAGACGTAGGTTACAACGGAACAAAAGGAGGAGGATGTGCCAACACTTCTGGGTCCCCAGACCCACTTCAAAAG GAGGTAGAGACCCTGACAGCCCACTGGAACCTGTACATCAACTTGGGAGGATTTGCAGTGGGGCTGTTTGTGGTGACTCTGCTTGGCTCCTGGAGTGACCAGGGGGGCCGGCGGCTCGTGCTCATCCTGCCCAGCCTGGGTCTGGCCCTGCAGGCTGGAGTCTACCTGCTGGTCATGTACCTCAAGCTGCCTGTGGCCTGGTTCCTCCTGGGCAGGCTGCTCTCGGGCCTCTCAG GCGACTTCAACACCATCCTGGCAGGCTGCTTTGCCTATGTGGCTGACACCAGCGACAGGGGCTCCCGGACGTTCAGGGTGGCAGTGCTGGAGGCCTGTCTGGGACTGGCTGGCATGCTGGCCAGTATCATAGGGGGGCAGTGGCGGCGGGCACAAGG GTACATTAACCCATTCTGGCTGGTGCTGGCCACTAAcctggctgctgccctctatgcCTACCTGTTTGTACCCGAGTCCGTCACCCCTGACCCCAGTGCCAAACTCTTTACCACCCGTCACCACCGCGCCGTCTACCGCCTCTACTCTGCACTAGGCGACCCCACCGAGGTCGGCAGTTACACAAAATGGAGGAGGTACAAACTGTGGCTCTACATCTTCTGCTTCTTCCTGGTGGTGACGGTCCACTTTGGCAGCCGCGAGCTGTATGTTCTATATGAGCTGAGCTCTCCGCTGTGCTGGGGCCCAGGGCTGATCGGCTGGGGGTCTGCAGCCCAGAACCTGGCCTACCTCAGCAGCCTTCTGGGGTTGAGGACCTTGCAGCGATGCCTAGAGGACTCCTGGGTGTCTCTGGTGGGACTGGCCTCAAACATGACCGGCCTGGTGGTAATCTCACTGGCCAACACTACTGAACTCATGTTCACAG GCTATGGGCTGTGCTTCCTCTACATGGCAGCCACTCCAGTCCTCAGGGCCAAGCTGTCCAAGCTGGTGGGGCCTGAAGAACAAG gtgcGTTGTTTGCGTCGGTGGCCTGTGTGGAGGGGCTGTGTTCCTTGGTGGccagcagcctctttaactctCTCTACCCAGCCACCCTGCACATCATGAAGGgattccccttcctgttcggagccctcctcctcctcatccccacaGGGATCATTGG GATAGTTGAGTGTCGGGATCAGAggacagacagaagagaggactcTGCAACATcctga